The Thermus filiformis genome contains a region encoding:
- a CDS encoding type II toxin-antitoxin system Phd/YefM family antitoxin, with product MKTFTVHQAKTHLSRLLKAVEEGEEVVILRGKTPVARLVPYRKGKRPLGFVPGRLPESFFEPLPEEELALWEGATS from the coding sequence GTGAAGACCTTCACCGTACACCAGGCCAAGACCCACCTCTCCCGCCTCCTAAAGGCCGTGGAGGAGGGGGAAGAGGTGGTGATCTTGAGGGGGAAAACTCCCGTGGCTAGGCTTGTCCCCTACCGCAAGGGGAAGCGCCCCTTGGGCTTTGTCCCAGGGAGGCTCCCCGAGAGCTTCTTTGAGCCCCTTCCCGAGGAGGAGCTCGCCCTGTGGGAAGGCGCTACCTCCTAG
- a CDS encoding type II toxin-antitoxin system VapC family toxin: protein MGRRYLLDTHVLIWALTEPKRLSLRVRSLLEDPDTPLLVSSASAWEMATKHRLGKLSGAEAVLEGLEGHLSRLGAEELPIRLAHALLAGRLPGEHRDPFDRILAAQSLVEGLVLLTTDRAFRTFGVETLW from the coding sequence GTGGGAAGGCGCTACCTCCTAGACACCCACGTCCTCATCTGGGCCCTCACGGAACCCAAGCGGCTGAGCCTGAGGGTCCGGTCGCTTTTGGAGGACCCCGACACCCCCCTTCTCGTCTCCTCGGCCAGCGCTTGGGAGATGGCCACTAAGCACCGCCTAGGAAAGCTTTCCGGCGCCGAGGCGGTTTTGGAGGGCCTGGAAGGCCACCTCTCCCGCCTGGGGGCTGAGGAGCTTCCCATAAGGCTTGCCCACGCCCTCCTGGCGGGAAGGCTTCCCGGGGAGCACCGGGACCCCTTTGACCGCATCCTGGCCGCCCAGAGCCTGGTAGAAGGCCTCGTCCTCCTCACCACCGACCGCGCCTTCCGCACCTTTGGCGTGGAAACCCTATGGTGA